A single genomic interval of Rhizobium leguminosarum bv. trifolii WSM1325 harbors:
- a CDS encoding ABC transporter related (PFAM: ABC transporter related~SMART: AAA ATPase~KEGG: rec:RHECIAT_CH0003025 probable ABC transporter, ATP-binding protein) has protein sequence MARQFIYHMSGLNKAYGNKKILENIHLSFYPDAKIGILGPNGAGKSTVLRIIAGQDKEYTGEAWLAEGATVGYLEQEPHLDANKTVFENVMEGVASKTAVLDRYNELMMNYSDETAEEGAKLQDVIDSQNLWDLESQVEMAMEALRCPPRDADVTSLSGGERRRVALCRLLLSQPDLLLLDEPTNHLDAETIAWLEKHLRDYPGAVMMITHDRYFLDNVTGWILELDRGRGIPYEGNYSAYLQAKAKRMLQESREDASRQKAISREQEWIASSPKARQAKSKARIKSYEQLVDAAEKQRPGDAQIIIPVSERLGQVVIEMDGITKGFEGRTLINDLSIKLPPGGIVGIIGPNGAGKTTLFRMITGQETPDGGSIRIGETVHLGYVDQSRDTLAADKTVWEEISGGAEIIKLGKFDMNSRAYCGAFNFKGGDQQQKVGNLSGGQRNRVHLAKMLKAGGNVLLLDEPTNDLDTETLGALENALENFAGCAIIISHDRMFLDRLATHILAFEGDGHVEWFEGNFEDYEQDKVRRLGPDALNPGSQAHKRLTR, from the coding sequence ATGGCACGTCAGTTCATCTATCATATGTCCGGCCTCAACAAGGCCTATGGCAACAAGAAGATCCTGGAGAATATCCACCTTTCGTTCTACCCCGATGCCAAGATCGGTATCCTCGGTCCGAACGGCGCGGGTAAATCCACCGTACTGCGCATCATCGCGGGCCAGGACAAGGAGTATACCGGCGAAGCCTGGCTCGCCGAAGGTGCGACGGTCGGCTACCTCGAGCAGGAGCCGCACCTCGATGCAAACAAGACGGTGTTCGAGAACGTCATGGAAGGCGTTGCCTCGAAGACGGCTGTCCTCGATCGCTACAACGAATTGATGATGAACTATTCCGATGAGACGGCGGAAGAGGGCGCCAAGCTTCAGGACGTCATCGACAGCCAGAACCTCTGGGATCTGGAAAGCCAGGTCGAAATGGCGATGGAAGCGCTACGCTGCCCGCCGCGTGACGCCGATGTCACCAGCCTTTCGGGTGGTGAGCGACGCCGTGTCGCGCTCTGCCGCCTGCTGCTTTCGCAGCCGGATCTGCTGCTGCTCGACGAACCGACCAACCACCTGGACGCCGAAACCATCGCCTGGCTCGAAAAACATCTGCGCGACTATCCGGGCGCCGTGATGATGATTACCCACGATCGCTACTTCCTGGACAACGTCACCGGCTGGATCCTCGAACTCGACCGCGGCCGTGGCATTCCCTACGAAGGCAACTATTCGGCCTACCTGCAGGCGAAAGCCAAGCGGATGCTGCAGGAAAGCCGCGAAGATGCATCGCGCCAGAAGGCGATCAGCCGCGAACAGGAATGGATCGCGTCCAGCCCGAAAGCCCGTCAGGCCAAGTCCAAGGCGCGTATCAAGTCCTACGAGCAGTTGGTGGATGCCGCCGAGAAGCAGCGTCCCGGCGACGCACAGATCATCATCCCGGTCAGCGAGCGCCTCGGCCAGGTGGTCATCGAGATGGACGGCATCACCAAGGGCTTCGAGGGCCGCACGCTGATCAACGACCTGTCGATCAAGCTGCCGCCAGGCGGCATCGTCGGCATCATCGGCCCGAACGGCGCCGGTAAGACGACGCTATTCAGGATGATCACTGGCCAGGAAACGCCGGATGGCGGTTCGATCCGCATCGGCGAGACCGTGCATCTCGGTTATGTCGACCAGAGCCGTGACACCCTTGCGGCCGACAAGACGGTCTGGGAGGAAATCTCCGGCGGCGCCGAAATCATCAAGCTTGGTAAGTTCGACATGAACTCCCGTGCCTATTGCGGCGCCTTTAACTTCAAGGGCGGCGACCAGCAGCAGAAGGTCGGCAATCTCTCTGGTGGTCAGCGCAACCGTGTTCACCTTGCCAAGATGCTGAAGGCCGGCGGCAACGTTCTGCTGCTCGACGAACCGACCAACGACCTCGATACGGAAACGCTGGGTGCCTTGGAAAACGCGCTGGAGAACTTTGCCGGCTGCGCCATCATCATCAGCCACGATCGCATGTTTCTCGACCGTCTGGCGACGCATATCCTGGCTTTCGAAGGCGACGGCCATGTCGAATGGTTCGAAGGCAACTTCGAGGATTATGAACAGGACAAGGTTCGCCGTCTCGGCCCCGACGCCCTCAACCCGGGCAGCCAGGCTCACAAGCGCCTGACCCGCTGA
- a CDS encoding ribonuclease T2 (PFAM: ribonuclease T2~KEGG: rec:RHECIAT_CH0003026 probable enterobacter ribonuclease protein), which produces MSSMQLRTLSFAVSMVIAGAAMAQEAGGRTRFILAASWQPAFCQTNQKKPECATQATERHDATNFSLHGLWPMRQDYCGVSADQKTADKDGDWNKLPEVTLAAETQAALAKAMPGTQSGLERHEWVKHGTCTKMSADDYFGVGVHLVGALNASAVRDLFAANIGKPVKAEAIKAAFDKSFGPGAGDRVKMSCRRAGNIRMISELTIGLSEAAGAASAKSAGLADLIQGAGKTSFGCDEGVVDAAGF; this is translated from the coding sequence ATGAGCAGCATGCAGTTGCGTACCTTGTCGTTCGCTGTGTCGATGGTTATTGCCGGCGCTGCCATGGCGCAGGAGGCTGGCGGGCGCACCCGCTTCATTCTGGCGGCAAGCTGGCAGCCGGCTTTTTGCCAGACAAACCAGAAGAAGCCTGAATGCGCTACACAGGCCACGGAGCGCCATGATGCGACGAACTTTTCGTTGCACGGGCTTTGGCCGATGCGGCAGGATTATTGTGGCGTGAGCGCCGATCAGAAGACCGCCGACAAGGACGGCGACTGGAACAAGCTGCCGGAGGTCACGCTTGCGGCGGAGACGCAGGCGGCGCTCGCAAAGGCGATGCCCGGCACGCAGTCCGGCCTGGAACGGCATGAGTGGGTGAAGCATGGCACCTGCACGAAGATGAGCGCCGACGACTATTTCGGCGTCGGCGTGCACCTCGTGGGCGCACTCAACGCGTCGGCCGTGCGCGATCTCTTCGCTGCCAATATCGGCAAACCGGTCAAGGCCGAAGCGATCAAGGCGGCTTTCGACAAGAGCTTCGGGCCGGGTGCCGGCGATCGTGTCAAGATGAGCTGCCGGCGGGCCGGCAATATCAGGATGATCAGCGAGCTGACGATCGGGCTTTCGGAAGCTGCCGGAGCGGCATCGGCGAAAAGTGCCGGGCTTGCCGATCTGATCCAGGGCGCTGGAAAAACGTCGTTCGGCTGCGACGAGGGCGTCGTCGACGCTGCGGGCTTTTGA
- a CDS encoding alpha/beta hydrolase fold protein (PFAM: alpha/beta hydrolase fold~KEGG: rec:RHECIAT_CH0003027 putative lysophospholipase protein) yields MFAETQRLVVPGASLAYHHAEAEAAARGILLISHGLAEHSKRYRSFAEAMAERGYHVYAHDHRGHGETTASDAPIGRFARRGGVERVIGDVIAMRSHAASRRPGLPVILFGHSMGGLIALNAAVTAPADFDAVAVWNSNFAVGLAGRAAQAILLAERMLKGSDVPSGLLPKLTFGTWGKSIAGRRTEFDWLSRLPDEVDKYVSDPLCGFDASVSLWLDLFELTFRAPHKIHLDRLARDMPIHLVGGGEDPATERGKAVLWLSNHLKGKGFSRISTEIYQDMRHETLNEIGAHAAIAAFADWCDGAVAKS; encoded by the coding sequence ATGTTTGCTGAAACGCAAAGGCTCGTCGTGCCGGGGGCATCGCTGGCCTACCACCATGCCGAGGCCGAAGCTGCGGCCCGCGGCATCCTGTTGATATCGCATGGCTTGGCCGAACATTCGAAACGATACCGCTCCTTTGCCGAGGCGATGGCAGAGCGCGGCTATCACGTCTATGCCCACGATCATCGAGGCCACGGCGAGACGACGGCGTCCGATGCGCCGATCGGCCGCTTTGCCAGGCGGGGTGGCGTTGAAAGGGTGATCGGCGACGTCATCGCTATGCGTAGCCATGCGGCCTCCCGTCGTCCCGGCCTGCCGGTGATCCTCTTTGGCCATTCGATGGGCGGCCTCATCGCCCTCAACGCTGCCGTCACAGCTCCGGCCGACTTCGACGCCGTCGCCGTCTGGAATTCGAATTTCGCCGTCGGCCTTGCCGGCCGCGCCGCCCAGGCAATCCTGCTTGCCGAGCGCATGCTGAAGGGCTCCGACGTGCCGAGCGGCCTGCTGCCGAAGCTTACCTTCGGCACCTGGGGCAAATCCATTGCCGGCCGCCGCACCGAGTTCGATTGGCTGTCGCGTCTTCCCGATGAAGTCGACAAGTACGTCAGCGATCCACTCTGCGGCTTCGACGCCTCGGTCTCTCTCTGGCTCGATCTCTTCGAGCTGACCTTCCGCGCGCCGCATAAAATCCATCTCGACCGGCTGGCGCGGGATATGCCGATCCATTTGGTCGGCGGCGGAGAAGACCCGGCGACGGAACGTGGAAAAGCCGTGCTCTGGCTGTCAAACCATTTGAAAGGCAAAGGCTTCTCCCGTATCAGCACTGAGATATATCAGGACATGCGGCACGAAACATTGAATGAGATCGGCGCGCATGCGGCGATCGCAGCCTTCGCCGATTGGTGCGACGGGGCCGTCGCAAAGTCCTGA
- a CDS encoding protein of unknown function DUF6 transmembrane (PFAM: protein of unknown function DUF6 transmembrane~KEGG: rec:RHECIAT_CH0003028 putative transporter, permease protein), with protein sequence MSSTSARPVSSASDVTTGLVLMVLSVMVSPLIDIFAKLAITTVPSGEITAGRFVVQALCMLPIVVWRRSFAEFSWRQSLFHAIRGAIITVSMISFVTTLKYMAVADAIAIFFVEPIMVTILGGIFLKETIGWRRYTACCVGFFGAMLIIQPSFEEVGYIALLPVVSALCIAIFVLMTRALSHREDPWSMQFQMSIWGLLFCAILLLLGQGTGSDLFDPVMPEGRAWFYVAGVGAMAAITGILGVYAYRAAPASTLAPLQYFEIVSATIFAWLVFGDFPDAVKWLGIAIIVASGFYILWRERRFASKPVSDTSEVTLAP encoded by the coding sequence ATGAGCAGCACTTCCGCCCGCCCCGTTTCGTCCGCCTCCGACGTGACGACGGGGCTTGTGCTGATGGTTCTTTCGGTGATGGTCTCGCCGCTCATCGATATCTTCGCCAAGCTTGCGATCACGACTGTTCCATCCGGGGAGATCACCGCCGGTCGCTTCGTCGTACAGGCGCTCTGCATGCTGCCGATCGTCGTATGGCGGCGCAGCTTCGCTGAATTCTCCTGGCGCCAGAGCCTGTTCCATGCCATCCGCGGCGCGATCATCACCGTCTCGATGATCTCCTTCGTCACCACGCTGAAATATATGGCGGTCGCCGACGCGATTGCGATCTTCTTCGTCGAGCCGATCATGGTGACGATCCTCGGCGGCATCTTCCTCAAGGAGACGATCGGCTGGCGGCGCTACACCGCCTGCTGCGTCGGCTTCTTCGGGGCGATGCTGATCATCCAGCCGAGTTTCGAAGAGGTCGGCTACATCGCGCTTCTGCCTGTCGTCAGCGCGCTCTGCATCGCGATCTTCGTGCTGATGACTCGGGCTCTCTCGCATAGGGAGGACCCCTGGTCGATGCAATTCCAAATGAGCATCTGGGGCTTGCTCTTCTGTGCCATCCTGCTTCTCCTGGGTCAGGGAACCGGCTCCGACCTCTTCGATCCCGTCATGCCGGAAGGTCGCGCCTGGTTCTACGTCGCCGGCGTCGGTGCCATGGCGGCAATCACTGGCATCCTCGGCGTCTACGCCTACCGCGCAGCACCGGCCTCGACGCTGGCGCCGCTGCAATATTTCGAGATCGTCTCGGCGACGATCTTCGCCTGGCTGGTCTTCGGCGACTTTCCGGATGCCGTCAAATGGCTCGGCATTGCCATCATCGTGGCATCGGGCTTCTACATCCTCTGGCGAGAGCGCCGCTTTGCTTCAAAGCCCGTATCCGATACATCTGAGGTGACGCTGGCGCCGTAG
- a CDS encoding L-carnitine dehydratase/bile acid-inducible protein F (PFAM: L-carnitine dehydratase/bile acid-inducible protein F~KEGG: rec:RHECIAT_CH0003029 putative acyl-CoA transferase/L-carnitine dehydrogenase protein): MTETVTKKPPLAGIRVIELARVLAGPWAGQMLADLGADVIKVENPDAGDDTRQWGPPFVEGADGENLSAAYYHAANRGKRSVTADLKSAEGQDLVRRLVSTADVVIENFKVGGLVKYGLDYDSLRKENPKLVYCSITGFGQNGPYASLAGYDYIVQGMSGFMSITGEPGGQPMKAGVAIADIFTGIYAVSAIEAALIHTLKTGEGQLVDMALLDVQSAVLANQNMNYLVSGEAPTRLGNAHPNISPYEVVPTADGYLILAVGNDGQFRRLCTILGLETIASDERFATNKARVGNRGEVRRLVSTETLKWQKADLLKACEENAVPSGAINTIEEMFAHPQVQARGLRIDLADSAGTVIPGVRTPVVLSETPLRYITPSPRLGEHQAEILAELAERERKASS; encoded by the coding sequence ATGACAGAGACCGTGACCAAAAAGCCGCCGCTTGCCGGCATCCGGGTGATCGAGCTTGCCCGCGTGCTCGCCGGCCCCTGGGCGGGACAGATGCTCGCCGATCTCGGCGCCGACGTCATCAAGGTCGAAAATCCCGACGCCGGCGACGATACACGCCAATGGGGCCCGCCCTTTGTCGAGGGCGCCGATGGCGAGAACCTCTCGGCCGCCTATTACCACGCCGCCAATCGCGGCAAGCGCTCTGTCACCGCCGACTTGAAGAGCGCCGAAGGCCAGGACCTCGTCCGCCGCCTCGTCTCCACCGCCGATGTGGTCATCGAGAATTTCAAAGTCGGCGGCCTCGTCAAATACGGGCTCGATTATGACAGCCTGCGCAAGGAGAACCCGAAGCTCGTCTATTGCTCGATCACCGGCTTCGGCCAGAACGGCCCTTATGCCAGCCTCGCCGGCTACGATTATATCGTCCAGGGCATGTCCGGCTTCATGTCGATTACCGGGGAGCCGGGCGGCCAGCCGATGAAGGCAGGCGTCGCCATTGCCGATATCTTCACCGGCATCTACGCCGTCTCGGCGATCGAAGCCGCTCTGATCCATACCCTGAAGACCGGTGAAGGCCAGTTGGTCGACATGGCCCTGCTCGATGTGCAATCGGCCGTGCTCGCCAATCAGAACATGAATTATCTGGTCTCCGGCGAGGCGCCGACCCGCCTCGGCAATGCCCATCCCAATATCTCGCCCTATGAGGTCGTGCCGACGGCGGACGGGTATCTCATTCTCGCGGTTGGAAACGACGGCCAGTTCCGCCGCCTCTGCACCATCCTTGGCCTGGAGACCATCGCCAGCGACGAGCGTTTCGCCACCAACAAGGCCCGCGTCGGCAATCGCGGCGAAGTGCGCCGCCTCGTCTCCACCGAAACGCTGAAATGGCAGAAGGCGGATCTGCTGAAGGCCTGTGAAGAGAATGCGGTTCCATCAGGCGCAATCAACACGATCGAGGAAATGTTCGCCCATCCGCAGGTACAGGCTCGCGGCCTGCGTATCGACCTTGCGGATTCAGCCGGCACCGTGATCCCCGGTGTCAGGACGCCTGTGGTGCTGTCGGAGACGCCGCTGCGTTATATCACGCCGAGCCCGCGCCTCGGCGAACACCAGGCAGAAATTCTGGCGGAACTCGCCGAGCGTGAGAGGAAGGCATCGTCATGA
- a CDS encoding thiamine pyrophosphate protein domain protein TPP-binding (PFAM: thiamine pyrophosphate protein domain protein TPP-binding; thiamine pyrophosphate protein central region; thiamine pyrophosphate protein TPP binding domain protein~KEGG: ret:RHE_CH02878 acetolactate synthase 2 catalytic subunit) has translation MKKTGGELIVEALKANGVKRLSCVPGESFLAVLDALRDSDIDVLVCRQEGGAAMMADCWGRLTGEPGICMVTRGPGATNASAGLHIAKQDSIPMILFIGQVQREAREREAFQEVEFRRAFTEFAKWVGEIDDAARIPEFVTRAFAVATSGRPGPVVLTLPEDMLRDEVEAPRAKHYASVEAHPGRRQIDDFYLRLLKAERPMVILGGTRWDADAVADFQSFAERFQLPVGCSFRRQMLFDHLHPCYAGDVGIGINPALAKEIKESDLLILLGSRMSEMPSSSYTLINIPYPQQSLVHIYPDASELGRIYRPDLAICAAPADFVAALADLEAPAEPLWAERTARLHQAYLAWSKPPLSGPGAVHMGPIMEWLEANTGPQTIFTNGAGNYATWVHRFHRFRRFNTQAAPTSGSMGYGLPAAVAAKRLFPEREVICFAGDGCFLMHGQEFATAIRYGLPIIAVVVNNGIYGTIRMHQEREYPGRVSSTDLTNPDFAALARAYGGHGETVERTEEFAPAFERARASGKPAIIEVKLDPEAITPTRTLSEIAQTKSR, from the coding sequence ATGAAGAAGACGGGCGGAGAACTGATCGTCGAGGCGCTGAAGGCGAATGGCGTCAAACGTCTCTCCTGCGTGCCCGGCGAGAGCTTCCTCGCCGTGCTCGACGCGTTGCGCGACAGCGATATCGACGTCCTCGTCTGTCGCCAGGAGGGCGGGGCGGCGATGATGGCGGATTGCTGGGGCAGGCTGACCGGCGAACCCGGCATCTGCATGGTGACCCGTGGCCCCGGCGCCACCAACGCCTCCGCCGGCCTGCATATCGCCAAGCAGGACTCGATCCCGATGATCCTGTTCATCGGCCAGGTACAGCGGGAAGCGCGTGAGCGCGAAGCCTTCCAGGAGGTCGAGTTCCGCCGCGCCTTCACCGAATTCGCCAAATGGGTGGGCGAGATCGACGATGCCGCCCGCATTCCCGAGTTCGTCACCCGCGCCTTTGCGGTCGCAACCTCCGGCCGTCCCGGCCCGGTCGTCCTGACGCTGCCGGAAGACATGCTGCGCGATGAAGTCGAGGCACCGCGCGCCAAGCACTATGCCAGTGTCGAGGCCCATCCCGGCCGCCGCCAGATCGACGATTTTTATCTCCGCCTGCTGAAAGCCGAGCGGCCGATGGTGATCCTTGGCGGCACACGCTGGGATGCCGATGCCGTCGCCGATTTTCAGAGCTTCGCCGAGCGTTTCCAGCTGCCCGTCGGCTGCTCCTTTCGCCGGCAGATGCTGTTCGATCATCTCCATCCCTGCTATGCCGGCGATGTCGGCATCGGCATCAATCCAGCGCTGGCAAAGGAGATCAAGGAGAGCGACCTGCTGATCTTGCTTGGCAGCCGCATGTCAGAAATGCCGTCCTCGTCCTATACGCTGATCAATATCCCCTACCCCCAGCAATCGTTGGTGCATATCTATCCCGACGCTTCCGAGCTCGGCCGCATCTACCGTCCGGATCTTGCCATCTGCGCCGCACCTGCCGATTTCGTCGCCGCACTCGCCGATCTGGAAGCGCCGGCCGAACCGCTCTGGGCCGAGCGCACCGCGCGCCTGCACCAGGCCTATCTCGCCTGGTCGAAGCCGCCCTTGAGCGGACCGGGCGCCGTCCATATGGGGCCAATCATGGAATGGCTGGAGGCCAATACCGGGCCGCAGACGATCTTCACCAATGGTGCGGGCAACTACGCCACCTGGGTGCACCGCTTCCATCGTTTCCGCCGCTTCAACACCCAAGCCGCGCCCACCTCCGGGTCAATGGGTTACGGCCTGCCGGCCGCCGTCGCCGCCAAGCGGCTGTTTCCCGAGCGCGAAGTCATCTGCTTTGCCGGCGACGGCTGCTTCCTGATGCACGGCCAGGAATTCGCCACCGCCATCCGCTACGGCCTGCCGATCATCGCAGTCGTCGTCAACAACGGCATCTACGGCACGATCCGTATGCATCAGGAGCGCGAGTATCCCGGCCGCGTCAGCAGCACCGATCTGACCAATCCCGACTTCGCAGCCCTTGCCCGCGCCTATGGCGGCCACGGCGAGACGGTGGAAAGGACGGAGGAATTCGCCCCGGCCTTCGAGCGGGCGCGCGCCAGCGGCAAGCCGGCAATCATCGAGGTCAAGCTCGATCCTGAAGCGATCACACCGACACGCACGCTCTCCGAAATCGCACAAACAAAAAGCCGGTGA
- a CDS encoding Endoribonuclease L-PSP (PFAM: Endoribonuclease L-PSP~KEGG: rec:RHECIAT_CH0003031 putative translation initiation inhibitor protein): MSIKRIDVGSRMSGAVIHGNTVYLAGQVGEGESVTDQCKSSLAEVDRLLAASGSSKSKILQTIIYLADIADFAEMNAVWEGWIDPANPPARATSEAKLAAPKYKVEFIITAALD; encoded by the coding sequence ATGAGCATCAAGCGTATCGACGTCGGCTCGCGCATGAGCGGCGCCGTCATTCACGGCAATACAGTCTATCTCGCAGGCCAGGTCGGCGAGGGCGAAAGCGTCACCGATCAGTGCAAGTCCTCGCTTGCCGAAGTCGACCGCCTGCTGGCTGCGTCGGGCAGCAGCAAGTCGAAGATCCTGCAGACGATCATTTACCTCGCGGACATCGCCGATTTCGCCGAGATGAATGCCGTCTGGGAAGGCTGGATCGATCCGGCCAATCCGCCGGCCCGCGCCACCAGCGAAGCCAAGCTCGCTGCGCCGAAATACAAGGTCGAGTTTATCATCACGGCCGCACTCGACTAA
- a CDS encoding protein of unknown function DUF442 (PFAM: protein of unknown function DUF442~KEGG: ret:RHE_CH02880 hypothetical protein): MDIRQIDDEYSVSGQITLEELDEIKALGFKSIVCHRPDHESPDQTSFSVIEARAKELGLNIAHVPVGPMGVTEEAVQGMVDALDEFPRPMLGYCRSGARSTAIYQKTHHIRN; encoded by the coding sequence ATGGATATTCGCCAGATCGACGATGAATATTCGGTTTCGGGCCAGATCACGCTTGAGGAGCTCGACGAGATCAAGGCGCTGGGGTTCAAATCGATCGTCTGCCACCGCCCCGACCACGAAAGTCCCGACCAGACGTCGTTCTCTGTTATCGAGGCGCGCGCCAAGGAACTCGGCCTTAATATCGCCCACGTGCCTGTCGGGCCGATGGGCGTGACCGAGGAAGCCGTGCAGGGCATGGTCGACGCGCTCGACGAATTCCCGCGGCCGATGCTCGGCTATTGCCGTTCCGGCGCACGCTCGACGGCGATTTACCAGAAGACCCACCATATCCGTAATTGA
- a CDS encoding conserved hypothetical protein (KEGG: rec:RHECIAT_CH0003033 hypothetical protein): MIEFAAASGPRLMLDETSVLDIGGCIVDGVDIAPKRAIPDDGDPRIDHSLEGFLFTCGPDHIRHRQPIPGRDDGKVYPLHGSASGHAAKVLWTKFENGNAECRADIDITTVEGLPQRIERLWRIDGATGEVRLEDRVINTSDRTVPTFLMYHMNTGGKWLDEGTRLEGRMLENGGFPWTFGEQPGGIFCVAAPAMEKGFAEVRLGPIAAIGDRTLRVRFRADTLPHLQVWRNQKAPAHIIGIEPVSHRWISRDELEAAGEFNMLAPGESCSYALTFAFL; the protein is encoded by the coding sequence ATGATCGAATTTGCCGCCGCAAGCGGGCCGCGCCTGATGCTGGACGAAACATCTGTGCTGGATATCGGCGGATGCATCGTCGACGGCGTCGACATCGCGCCGAAGCGCGCCATTCCCGATGACGGCGATCCACGAATCGATCACTCGCTCGAGGGCTTCCTCTTCACCTGCGGGCCGGACCATATCCGCCACCGCCAGCCGATCCCCGGCCGGGACGACGGCAAGGTCTATCCGCTGCACGGATCGGCCTCCGGCCATGCGGCAAAGGTGCTGTGGACGAAGTTCGAGAATGGCAATGCCGAATGCCGCGCCGATATCGACATCACCACTGTCGAGGGACTGCCGCAGCGCATCGAGCGGCTGTGGCGGATCGATGGGGCGACCGGCGAGGTGCGGCTTGAGGATCGGGTCATCAATACCAGCGATCGGACGGTGCCGACCTTCCTGATGTACCACATGAATACTGGCGGCAAATGGCTGGACGAGGGCACGCGGCTCGAAGGCCGGATGCTGGAAAATGGCGGTTTTCCCTGGACATTCGGCGAGCAGCCGGGCGGCATCTTCTGCGTCGCGGCGCCGGCGATGGAGAAGGGGTTCGCGGAGGTCCGCCTCGGGCCGATCGCCGCAATCGGCGACAGGACGCTGCGGGTGCGTTTCCGCGCCGACACGCTGCCGCATCTGCAGGTCTGGCGGAACCAGAAGGCGCCGGCCCATATCATCGGCATCGAGCCAGTTTCACATCGGTGGATATCGCGCGACGAGCTAGAGGCCGCCGGTGAGTTCAACATGCTGGCGCCGGGCGAGAGCTGCAGCTATGCGCTGACCTTTGCCTTCCTGTGA